The following are from one region of the Anaeropeptidivorans aminofermentans genome:
- a CDS encoding energy-coupling factor ABC transporter permease — MSKNKQILWILLISFSFIMGIPNDVFAMHIMEGYLQLGHCIAWFALCIPFLVFGFKSLNTIVRDHKKTIILLAMIGAYTFVLSALKIPSVTGSSSHPTGTGLGAILFGPSVMSVVGVIVLLFQAILLAHGGLTTLGANTFSMAIAGPFLSFGIYKLCNKLKVNRKLGIFLAASLGNLFTYCVTSFQLALAHPAEAGGFMESFYKFLSIFAVTQVPLAIIEGILTVIIIIGFETYAKPELKELKYFQKEAV; from the coding sequence ATGTCTAAAAATAAGCAAATTTTATGGATTTTATTAATTTCCTTCTCATTTATTATGGGAATACCCAATGATGTATTCGCCATGCACATAATGGAAGGTTATTTACAGCTGGGCCATTGTATCGCTTGGTTTGCCTTATGCATACCTTTTCTTGTATTCGGCTTTAAATCCCTTAACACAATCGTTCGGGACCACAAAAAAACAATTATTCTCTTAGCTATGATAGGCGCATATACCTTTGTTTTAAGCGCTTTAAAAATACCAAGCGTTACAGGCTCTTCCTCCCACCCTACGGGAACAGGCTTAGGCGCAATCCTTTTCGGGCCTTCAGTAATGTCCGTGGTAGGCGTTATCGTTCTTCTTTTCCAGGCAATTTTACTTGCTCACGGAGGACTAACCACCTTAGGCGCCAATACCTTTTCAATGGCTATCGCAGGGCCTTTCCTCTCTTTCGGAATTTACAAGCTCTGCAATAAATTAAAGGTTAACCGCAAATTAGGCATATTCCTTGCCGCAAGCCTTGGAAATTTATTTACATATTGCGTTACAAGCTTTCAGCTTGCCTTGGCCCACCCTGCGGAAGCCGGGGGCTTTATGGAATCATTCTATAAATTCCTCAGCATCTTTGCCGTAACTCAAGTGCCCCTTGCCATAATAGAAGGTATATTGACAGTTATCATCATCATCGGCTTTGAAACCTATGCAAAGCCGGAATTAAAAGAATTAAAGTATTTCCAGAAGGAGGCGGTTTAA
- the flgF gene encoding flagellar basal-body rod protein FlgF: MIRGLYTSALGMTTQMNKMDIISNNIANVNTTGYKKDGVITQSFSEELMKFMDSAEGKKSMLSGVQSVGKFSHGLFVDNIYTNFSNGSLKGTSGPLDCAVSGSGFFVIEKLNDNGEATEKYTRDGAFTIGAEGYLSTKDGDAVMGMNGKIAIPNGNISITDNGDVYVNSELIDRLKLVDFEDKTALRKEGSNLYSTLEGTEASAFKGKIEQGFLEASNVNSVNEMIELINISRTYEANQKMIQSHDSTLSKAVNEIGSR, translated from the coding sequence ATGATTAGAGGTCTTTATACATCTGCTTTGGGTATGACTACCCAGATGAATAAAATGGACATTATATCCAATAATATTGCCAACGTAAACACTACAGGCTATAAAAAGGACGGCGTAATCACCCAGTCCTTTTCAGAAGAGCTTATGAAGTTTATGGACAGCGCCGAAGGCAAAAAAAGTATGCTGAGCGGCGTACAGTCTGTAGGTAAATTTTCTCACGGGCTTTTTGTGGATAATATATATACGAATTTCAGTAACGGCTCTTTGAAGGGAACCAGCGGTCCTCTCGACTGTGCGGTTTCGGGAAGCGGCTTCTTCGTTATAGAAAAATTAAACGATAACGGCGAAGCTACGGAAAAATATACAAGAGACGGCGCCTTTACCATAGGCGCAGAGGGCTATTTATCCACCAAAGACGGTGACGCCGTAATGGGCATGAATGGAAAAATAGCCATTCCAAACGGAAACATCAGTATAACGGATAATGGCGATGTTTATGTTAATTCCGAGCTGATAGACAGACTTAAGCTTGTGGATTTTGAAGATAAAACGGCTTTAAGAAAAGAAGGAAGCAATCTTTACTCTACTTTAGAAGGAACGGAAGCTTCCGCCTTTAAAGGTAAAATTGAGCAGGGCTTTCTTGAAGCTTCCAATGTAAACAGCGTAAATGAAATGATAGAACTTATAAATATATCAAGAACCTATGAGGCAAATCAGAAAATGATTCAGTCCCATGATTCGACTCTTTCAAAAGCAGTGAATGAGATTGGTTCGAGATAA
- a CDS encoding energy-coupling factor ABC transporter ATP-binding protein: MNALIEISSLFYSYDEEKYALKNINLNICKNEKIALIGANGAGKTTFFLSLNGIIKPDSGSIKIKGRIMDYSKNSLIDLRKKTGIVFQEPEIQIIGPTVFKEVSFGPMNLKLPKEEVFEKTNKALSYMEIEHLSDRSPQYLSGGEKRRVTIADVIAMEPELILFDEPTANMDCKGIENFEDILHSLHHDGITLLVSTHDLDFAYKWADRILVFHEGEIIGDGTPSDIFTNKGLLEKAAIRKPLVLEMTEILIAEGILKEGSNYPRNIQELKNSM, encoded by the coding sequence TTGAATGCTTTAATAGAAATTTCTTCTCTTTTCTATTCCTATGACGAAGAAAAATATGCATTAAAAAACATAAATTTAAATATATGCAAAAACGAAAAAATAGCCCTGATAGGGGCTAACGGTGCAGGAAAAACCACCTTTTTTCTCTCCTTAAACGGCATTATAAAGCCCGACTCCGGAAGCATTAAAATCAAGGGCAGAATTATGGACTATTCGAAAAATTCTCTTATTGACCTCAGAAAGAAAACAGGCATTGTATTTCAGGAGCCTGAAATACAAATTATAGGCCCTACTGTATTTAAGGAAGTATCCTTTGGTCCTATGAATCTTAAGCTTCCCAAAGAAGAAGTTTTTGAAAAGACAAATAAGGCCCTTTCCTATATGGAAATAGAACATCTTTCAGACCGCTCCCCTCAATATTTAAGCGGCGGGGAGAAAAGGCGGGTTACCATAGCAGATGTTATTGCCATGGAACCTGAATTAATCCTTTTTGATGAGCCTACGGCAAATATGGACTGTAAAGGCATCGAAAACTTTGAAGACATTCTTCATAGCCTCCATCATGACGGCATTACGCTTCTTGTTTCCACTCATGACTTGGATTTCGCCTATAAATGGGCCGACAGAATTCTTGTATTCCATGAAGGAGAAATCATAGGGGACGGTACCCCTTCTGATATTTTTACAAATAAAGGCTTGCTTGAAAAAGCCGCTATCAGGAAGCCTTTAGTCCTTGAAATGACAGAAATATTAATTGCAGAAGGCATATTAAAAGAAGGCTCAAATTACCCGAGAAATATACAGGAGCTTAAGAATAGTATGTAA
- a CDS encoding rod-binding protein has product MDINSINSLTNANIGSSYGEIYKEDAKINSFKDILEEASKDQSDKEIRTAAKEMESYFINMLFKQMRKSVKSTGGLFEKSFAQETFEEMLDEQYANLATESGGIGLADAIYEQMKNGN; this is encoded by the coding sequence ATGGATATTAATTCGATAAACAGCCTTACCAATGCCAATATCGGTTCAAGCTACGGCGAGATTTATAAAGAGGACGCAAAGATAAACTCTTTTAAAGATATTTTAGAAGAAGCCTCAAAGGACCAAAGCGATAAGGAAATCAGAACCGCCGCAAAGGAAATGGAAAGTTATTTCATCAATATGCTTTTTAAACAGATGAGAAAATCCGTTAAAAGTACCGGCGGGCTTTTTGAAAAAAGCTTTGCCCAAGAAACCTTCGAGGAAATGCTTGATGAGCAATATGCAAATCTTGCCACCGAAAGCGGCGGTATCGGCCTTGCGGATGCCATTTATGAACAGATGAAAAACGGGAATTAA
- the flgG gene encoding flagellar basal-body rod protein FlgG, protein MMRALWTAASGMTSQQLNVDTISNNLSNVNTTGYKKERMEFKSLLYETMKRADEDPANAPARPVNLQVGHGVRPIATARIFDQGNITATSSNLDFAVEGQGFFAVQRGEDDIVYTKDGSFKLSIQENGDQMIVTGEGYPVLGIDDEPIYIPEEVKISGLNVDQDGNLTYTNADGETEDLDLRLDMVQFSNVQGLEALGGNFYGATPASGVAMKESDGEVNSLSKIVQGYLERSNVSVADEMVDLIVAQRAYELNSKAIQTADDMLQNANNLKR, encoded by the coding sequence ATGATGCGAGCTCTTTGGACGGCTGCAAGCGGTATGACAAGCCAGCAGCTTAACGTTGATACGATTTCAAACAATCTTTCAAACGTAAACACCACGGGATATAAAAAGGAAAGAATGGAGTTTAAATCTCTTCTTTACGAAACAATGAAAAGGGCAGATGAAGACCCTGCCAATGCTCCTGCAAGACCTGTTAATTTACAGGTAGGCCACGGTGTAAGGCCGATAGCCACAGCAAGAATTTTTGACCAGGGAAATATAACCGCAACCAGCAGCAATTTGGACTTTGCCGTTGAAGGCCAGGGCTTTTTCGCTGTTCAAAGAGGAGAAGACGATATCGTATACACAAAAGACGGCTCCTTTAAATTAAGCATTCAGGAAAACGGAGATCAAATGATTGTTACAGGAGAAGGCTATCCTGTTCTCGGCATAGATGATGAGCCTATTTACATACCGGAAGAAGTTAAAATTTCAGGATTAAACGTGGATCAGGACGGGAACCTTACTTATACAAACGCTGACGGTGAAACAGAGGATTTGGATTTAAGGCTTGATATGGTTCAGTTTTCAAATGTTCAGGGCCTTGAGGCTTTAGGCGGCAACTTCTACGGAGCGACTCCTGCTTCAGGCGTTGCCATGAAAGAATCCGACGGCGAAGTAAATTCTTTAAGTAAAATTGTCCAGGGCTATCTGGAACGCTCCAACGTATCCGTAGCCGATGAAATGGTTGACCTGATTGTTGCCCAGAGAGCATATGAGCTTAATTCAAAGGCCATTCAAACAGCCGACGATATGCTTCAAAATGCCAATAACCTTAAAAGATAG
- the mreB gene encoding rod shape-determining protein MreB has product MFGADMGIDLGTASIVVYIKGQGIVLQEPSVVAIDKNNSTILAVGEDARRMLGRTPGYIVAIRPLKEGVISDYEVTEKMLKAFIQKAVGKPLLLKPRIAVCVPSGVTEVERRAVEDATRQAGARKVLIIEEPIAAAIGAGIDIARAKGSMVVDIGGGTTDVAVISLGGTVVSTSLKVAGDNFDEAIVRYMRKKHNVLIGERSAEDLKINIGTAFERTVPVSMDVRGRNLISGLPKTITVTSDEMQEALSESVDAIIETVHSVLEKTPPELAADIADRGIVMTGGGSLLYGLDKLIKQRTGINAIIAEEAISCVAIGTGKYIEYATGSSSSQNSGKSRQKRRRSDD; this is encoded by the coding sequence ATGTTTGGTGCGGATATGGGTATTGATTTAGGCACTGCCTCAATTGTAGTTTACATTAAAGGGCAGGGGATTGTGCTTCAGGAGCCGTCTGTTGTTGCAATAGACAAAAATAACAGTACGATTTTAGCTGTAGGAGAAGATGCAAGGCGTATGCTGGGAAGAACCCCCGGCTATATTGTGGCCATAAGGCCTCTGAAAGAAGGCGTAATTTCAGATTATGAGGTTACGGAGAAAATGCTTAAAGCCTTTATACAAAAGGCTGTAGGAAAGCCTCTTCTTTTAAAACCGAGGATTGCCGTATGTGTTCCTTCCGGTGTTACGGAAGTTGAGAGAAGAGCCGTTGAAGATGCTACAAGGCAGGCCGGAGCAAGGAAAGTTCTTATTATAGAAGAACCTATTGCCGCCGCCATCGGTGCAGGAATAGACATCGCCAGAGCCAAAGGAAGCATGGTAGTAGATATCGGCGGCGGAACTACAGACGTTGCCGTAATCTCTCTTGGCGGTACTGTAGTAAGCACTTCTTTAAAGGTTGCCGGAGATAATTTTGACGAAGCAATTGTACGTTATATGCGCAAAAAACATAATGTTCTTATAGGTGAAAGATCTGCCGAGGATTTAAAAATAAATATCGGTACAGCTTTTGAAAGAACCGTTCCCGTATCTATGGATGTTAGAGGAAGAAACCTCATAAGCGGCCTTCCAAAGACTATAACTGTAACATCAGATGAAATGCAGGAAGCTTTAAGCGAGTCTGTTGACGCAATCATTGAAACCGTTCATTCCGTTTTGGAAAAGACGCCGCCGGAGCTTGCGGCAGACATTGCAGACAGGGGAATCGTAATGACAGGCGGCGGAAGCCTTCTTTACGGCCTTGATAAATTAATTAAACAAAGAACGGGAATCAATGCCATCATAGCAGAGGAAGCAATTTCCTGCGTTGCGATAGGCACAGGAAAATATATCGAATATGCCACCGGCTCAAGCAGCTCTCAAAACAGTGGCAAAAGCCGCCAAAAACGGAGGAGAAGCGATGATTAG
- a CDS encoding energy-coupling factor ABC transporter substrate-binding protein, with protein MSKNVKLIWLLLALVVIITIIPLLFIKDSEFGGADGMAEEVITEINPSYEPWFESILEPPGGETESLLFCIQAGIGAAVLGFGFGFLIARNKYKPSENV; from the coding sequence TTGAGTAAGAATGTTAAACTCATATGGCTGCTTTTAGCATTAGTCGTAATAATTACAATTATTCCTTTGCTTTTCATTAAAGACAGTGAATTCGGCGGAGCCGACGGTATGGCAGAAGAAGTTATAACTGAAATCAACCCTTCCTACGAACCATGGTTTGAAAGCATTTTAGAGCCTCCAGGGGGAGAAACGGAAAGCCTTCTTTTCTGTATTCAGGCAGGAATAGGCGCGGCTGTTTTAGGCTTTGGCTTCGGCTTTCTTATCGCAAGGAATAAATACAAGCCCTCGGAAAATGTTTAA
- the cbiQ gene encoding cobalt ECF transporter T component CbiQ, protein MISMDYYASVSGLRKYNDGLKFFIAMASLLFCIGADSILFSIFIFAVTSSIIIFIGKIPYKVYFSALKIPFFFLFLSSAAILINVGYAYNGSALFELKVFSYTLYITEISLIKSITLFFRAMGAVCCLYLLTFSTPSYEVTHILSKFRVPKLFTELMILIYRFIFVLTDTKNNMLLSSKVRLGNNGYKASWNSFGWIAANLLAISLRKSNMIYDAMESRCYTGSIYFYEERTKASPLHTALGFFYVLLLIALFLTIKIQGWW, encoded by the coding sequence ATGATTTCCATGGATTATTATGCATCTGTTTCCGGCCTTCGCAAATATAATGACGGGCTGAAATTTTTTATTGCTATGGCTTCTCTTCTATTTTGCATAGGGGCGGATTCTATTTTGTTTTCAATATTTATCTTTGCCGTTACTTCATCTATCATCATTTTTATAGGAAAAATACCCTATAAAGTATATTTTAGTGCCCTTAAAATACCTTTTTTCTTTCTTTTTTTAAGCTCTGCAGCCATATTGATAAACGTGGGCTATGCTTATAACGGAAGCGCTCTTTTTGAACTAAAAGTATTTTCTTACACACTTTATATAACAGAAATAAGCCTTATAAAATCCATCACATTATTTTTCAGGGCGATGGGGGCCGTCTGCTGCTTATATCTTCTTACATTTTCCACACCTTCCTATGAGGTGACACATATTCTTTCAAAATTCCGTGTACCTAAGCTTTTTACCGAGCTTATGATTTTAATTTACCGTTTTATATTCGTGCTTACAGATACAAAAAATAATATGCTCCTCTCTTCCAAGGTGCGCCTTGGAAATAACGGCTATAAGGCATCATGGAATTCCTTCGGCTGGATAGCGGCAAATTTATTGGCCATATCCCTTAGAAAATCAAATATGATATATGACGCTATGGAATCAAGATGCTATACCGGAAGCATTTACTTCTACGAAGAAAGAACAAAAGCATCTCCTCTTCATACAGCACTTGGATTTTTCTACGTCCTATTGCTTATTGCGCTTTTCCTAACCATAAAAATACAAGGCTGGTGGTAA
- a CDS encoding M20 family metallopeptidase, whose product MQNFSIDGFLKELEEIVNIDSGSYISGGVAKVAHVMEEKYKSLGLNVIRHDFSSEAGPCLEVRTHPGEDIDVLLVGHMDTVFPEGTVKDRPFSIKGDSAYGPGVMDMKSGLLSIFYIVKSLLEKNSKLKICVAMNNDEEIHSLSSKDWLTELAKISKYAFVMEPGRKGGELVNSRKGVASYIVKIKGRAAHAGVAPQDGINAVHEISLWISELMKLNNYDIGTSLSVGIVKGGTATNVVPDYAECHIDTRFVHMSENKKIEDTLERLKNTPFLEGIQAEIIYDGKRPPMALDEKAKNLMKIVEKAGEETGFQVKWVSTGGGSDANFISYMGCPVLDGIGPTGDRAHSSDEVMVISSVEPKIKLSIRTLEILEEMLY is encoded by the coding sequence ATGCAAAACTTTTCAATTGACGGATTTTTAAAAGAACTTGAGGAAATCGTAAATATTGACAGCGGAAGCTACATCTCCGGCGGAGTCGCAAAGGTTGCCCATGTCATGGAAGAAAAATACAAAAGCCTTGGTTTAAATGTTATAAGGCATGATTTTTCTTCTGAAGCCGGGCCCTGCCTCGAAGTACGCACGCATCCGGGAGAAGATATCGACGTTCTTCTCGTAGGCCATATGGATACGGTTTTTCCCGAAGGAACCGTAAAAGACCGCCCATTTTCCATAAAAGGCGATTCCGCTTACGGCCCGGGGGTAATGGATATGAAATCAGGGCTTCTTTCCATATTTTATATTGTAAAAAGCTTATTGGAAAAAAACAGCAAGCTTAAAATATGCGTAGCCATGAATAACGATGAGGAAATCCATTCCCTTTCCTCGAAGGACTGGCTTACGGAGCTTGCTAAAATAAGCAAATATGCCTTCGTAATGGAGCCCGGCAGAAAAGGCGGAGAACTTGTAAACAGCAGAAAAGGCGTCGCAAGCTACATAGTAAAAATAAAGGGAAGAGCCGCCCATGCAGGGGTTGCTCCTCAAGACGGCATAAACGCTGTTCATGAAATAAGCCTATGGATAAGTGAGCTTATGAAGCTTAATAATTATGACATCGGAACCTCTTTAAGCGTCGGCATCGTGAAAGGCGGCACGGCAACAAACGTTGTTCCCGATTATGCCGAATGCCATATAGACACAAGATTTGTTCATATGAGCGAAAATAAGAAAATCGAGGATACCCTTGAAAGGCTTAAGAATACTCCATTTCTTGAAGGGATTCAGGCAGAAATCATATACGACGGAAAAAGGCCTCCTATGGCATTGGATGAAAAGGCTAAAAACCTTATGAAAATAGTAGAAAAGGCAGGAGAAGAAACGGGCTTTCAGGTAAAATGGGTAAGTACCGGCGGCGGCTCCGACGCAAACTTTATTTCCTATATGGGCTGCCCCGTTCTTGACGGCATAGGCCCCACAGGAGACAGAGCCCACAGCAGCGACGAAGTCATGGTCATCTCCTCTGTTGAGCCTAAAATTAAGCTTTCCATCAGGACATTAGAAATTTTAGAAGAAATGCTATATTAA